The following proteins are encoded in a genomic region of Thalassophryne amazonica chromosome 5, fThaAma1.1, whole genome shotgun sequence:
- the si:ch211-102c2.4 gene encoding uncharacterized protein si:ch211-102c2.4, translating into MHLLVPLLLLAVGASEGMYLQKLVCPHKARQKTLPRIWCRQTSSRCCTGFIFSPHTLSVDGVNLRVSQTSNSFTVAVKQPRQGEGVYWCGLLSRNNTIIKLAEGYFYHSSGAYIWSFARWVVVPVLPMVMIFTTIFSRRTLKCIHQKKEELSEDTAVASAQADLLYENTVLEV; encoded by the exons ATGCACCTTCTGGTTCCATTACTACTTCTGGCTGTTG GAGCCAGTGAGGGCATGTACTTGCAGAAGCTGGTATGTCCTCACAAAGCAAGACAGAAGACCCTACCGAGAATTTGGTGCAGACAGACTTCCAGTCGGTGTTGCACTGGATTCATCTTCAGTCCGCATACACTGTCAGTGGATGGAGTCAACCTGAGGGTATCCCAGACCTCTAACTCCTTCACCGTTGCCGTGAAGCAGCCCAGGCAAGGTGAAGGAGTGTACTGGTGTGGACTGCTGAGCAGAAACAACACCATCATCAAGCTGGCTGAAGGTTATTTCTACCACT CCTCTGGAGCTTACATCTGGAGTTTTGCTCGCTGGGTTGTGGTGCCTGTGCTCCCCATGGTGATGATTTTCACCACCATCTTCTCCAGAA GAACATTAAAATGTATTCATCAG AAGAAAGAGGAGCTTTCTGAAGACACAGCTGTGGCCAGCGCTCAGGCTGATCTGCTGTATGAAAACACAGTGCTAGAAGTCTGA